Part of the Mytilus trossulus isolate FHL-02 chromosome 2, PNRI_Mtr1.1.1.hap1, whole genome shotgun sequence genome is shown below.
gtttcgtctacataagactcatcagtgacgctcatatcaaaatagttataaaccaaacaaatacaaagttgaagagcattgaggatccaaatttccaaaaagttgtgcaaaatacggctaaggtaatctatgcctgggataagaaaatccttagtttttcgaaaaaattcaaagtttagtaaacagaaaatttaaaaaatgaccatatggaaattttcaacaaaatgtcaaaactgtatcgtatgcccttaagacaTGACCTATCCATTTCCATCTTCTAGTTTTTATTCCATCTCTTATGTCTCTTTGTGCTGTCAGTTTGAATAGTTcttcatttgttattttgttggGCCAACagattttgcatatttttttcaagcagGTATTGTGGAATGTAGCCAGTTTGTTGAAGTCAGTTTGTATAATTCTCCAACATTCTGAGCCATAAAGCAGTACAGATTTGACATTGCTGTTGTAATCTGTTGTATTATGTATCTctaattcgatgggatagatgcgttcaacatagtcaccaaattttgaattacttagtgagagaacataatctttatagcggaaagtaaagttgaAGAATTTTGCTtacttcttatttttcttcctaAATGATAATAAAGGAACAATTCGGCAACAAGAGGGGTACAATTGCTTCCCATAGGAAtaccgacagtctgttgaaaagtACGTTCTCCAAACGTAAGGAATTATATGATGTCAATagaaaaatcaagcatcttgataatgttaGTTTCAgagaataattattttgaatccgagtgattctttacaaagtggtgttgggttaacaggaagttgttcaGTGATatatctgaaaatgcatcacacggtatagctgactcatataaaccctgaaaccaaatttcaggaATCTTTtaatgtagttcctgagaaagatgcgacgaaaaatattcatgggacatacggacggacggacagacagaggtaaaacagtagaccccactttttttttttaaagcgggagTAAAAAAACCAAACAGCTGTTCATACTCGAAAATACTTGAGACCAAATCTCAAATCTTTTGTCTGATCCCATAAAGGATACTCAAAATAGGAATACAGATAAAAACTTTAATTCCATTAAAAGAATTTCTGAACAATTTTTCTCTAAGAAATGAAACAACACTTATATAGTTTCATGCATACTGCGTTCACTAATCAGTAGTACCCTATAATGACATATGCTGTAATTGCTAAGTAATACAACAAATGTTactaaatttcaatataaatgcTCATTTGTTTGccattttgttaaattgtttccTTTGTCGTTATTAGTTATGACTAATCCATGGTCATCAATTATAATTCAAAGAATTGATGTATCGGAAAACATACCAACACTCGAATACATGTTCACTACAACATGAATATTAGACAAACCCTGTATACTtttgttgtatttgtgtgtCTGTTCTATTCAGTAATACACTGGTAAGTACAATCCATTGCACCAACAATTACTTCTTGGTAAGTGCAAACCGTTGCATCAACAATTACTTCTCGGTAATTGCAAACCATTGAATTTACAATTACTTCTCGGTAATTGCAAACCATTGAATTTACAATTACTTCTCGGTAATTGCAAAACATTGCATCACCAATTGCTTCTCGGTAGTTGCAAACCATTGCATCACCAATTAATTCTTGGTAAGTGCAAACCATTGCATCACCAATTATTTCTCGGTAAGTGCAAACCATTGCATCATAAATTACTTCTCGGTAAGTGTAAATCATTGCATCATCAATTACTTCTCGGTAAGTGTAAACCATTGCACCACCAATTACTTCTCGGTAAGTGCAAACCATTGCATCAACAATTACTTCTCGGTAATTGCAAACCATTGAATTTACAATTACTTCTCGGTAATTGCAAATCATTGCATCAGCAATTACTTCTCGGTAATTGCAAACCATTGCATCAACAATTACTTCTCAGTAATTGCAAACCATTGCATTACCAATTGCTTCTCAGTAATTGCAAACCATTGCATCACCAATTAATTCTTGGTAAGTGCAAACCATTGCATCACCAATTACTTCTTGGTAAGTGCAAACCATTGCATCACCAATTACTTCTCGGTAATTGCAAACCATTGCATCACCAATTGCTTCTCGGTAGTTGCAAACCATTGCATCACCAATTAATTCTTGGTAAGTGCAAACCATTGCATCATCAATTATTTCTCGGTAAAGCAAACCATTGCATTACACGAATTTTCCAAAAAGTGTCAAAAGATTGTtatatccaccattttctacatttgaaaatgcctgtaccaagtcaggaatatgacagttcttgtccattcgtttttggtgcgttttgatttttatattttgccatgtgattatggactttccgaattgattttcctctaagttcagtatttttgtgattttactttttactgtcTAAAGagcaacaaatattttaatgattgattcatattatgaaattaaattgtCTTATATAAATTTTAGGATGGAGTATAGCAACTATAAAggtaattttgaaatcattgttGTTTGAGATTCAGTATTGGTTTGCCATAGAACGCAAAATGAATTAACTGAGCTTTATTAACGCTTTCAAATAATTTCAAGATACATGACAGTAAACTAACTGGTCTGTTATGATCAGGTAAAGTCTTGCAATTAGTTCCATCTTTGATGATAGGAACAAGGAGGCCTAGTTTCCGGTTAATTCTTCAGTACTCGCCCGTGTTTGGCGATTTTATTGAGTTAACAAATGTTATACGCAATAGATCAATGATTCTTAATAACATTATGGTAAGTAATTAGACAAATTTCATTAACCGTTTAAGTctctattttgtttatatatctcgAATGTTTTCTTAAACGCGAATATATACCgaataaaaatcttttaaaacttttactcCAAGTGATGCGAGTGATCGACTTGAACATGTACTGCTGTGCGAGCTTTGTTCCGATTTAAAAGCATAACCTTGAGTATAGATGAAGGACAACAATAAAAACACCCCCTTTTATAGTGTTCATTAATTgttcatataaatatacaatttgttTACTTATCTAAATATTAAGCTCGTATAAGACTAAGTTCTCCCTTATAAACCCCTTTGGAACGAATTGTCCTTGTATACCCTGTTTTTGAGATTATGGATTATTTTATCTTTGGAATGGCACTGGTTATCACTTCTATGTTCCCCAGTGTTATTCTACAAATCATCCCTTTACTGGTACGTTAATTTTCAAAGCTTTTTCAAAGTCGTTTAAATTTATGATAAGTCAACGTCTGTATTGGTTGAGTATGTATTTTGTTCTATTCACAGGTGCATAAAAAATCTGCCAAACCAACAACCGCTGCTGGAAATCATAAGTAAAAAAAGTTCTATACGAAAAATACCTTTAAGTCATCATTCTTTCATCATAAGATCGGTTACCAGTGAAACTCCTAAGGAGGTGACAACACGTGTTTCCGATCAAGGACATACGAAAGCtttcaaattctatatttatgatatacctgaacttttaaatacaaatataacaaattgtAAATTCGTACAACCGTTTATGTGTGTTGACTTTCAAGATAGAGGTTTTGGCACAGAAATGTTTGTAGATGGTTTTAATGAGGAGATATCATTCCGAACCACAAGTCAGTTTAGTATAGAGATGATTATCCATAATAAACTAAAGACTAACAGGCTACGGACGTATAATCCAGATGAAGCGGATTTTTTTTACGTGCCAGCTTATTTTGGATTACTAGAATTGTGCTATGAAGAATCTACACGTAGAAAGTTTCAAGTTCTTCGAGAACTTATGACCAAGAATGTTTACTTCCGTAGTGGAAAACCTCATATATCAACACTTGGCTTATTGTATGTTTGGATGCCTCCCGACTTAAATCTAGGGGGCCATTTTGAAAGAAATGGTAAGcaaatgttgacatttttaacTTATGAATCAGTGCAAACTAAATCGACAGATTCTCTGTCCGAAATAGTTATTCCTTATCCTTCATATGgacattttttacatacaaGGGAAAGAACTCTTTATACTAATCCTTTACAATCTAGAAACATATTCATTTTGATACCAATTGGAAAAAATTATTATGAGCATTCTAGACGTTATGATCTTTTAAGAGACGTGACCACGGTTACAGATGCATCTTACGACTACTTTATGGAAgaaaacatcaataaaacatttgaGTGCGTGCAATATATTACAGGAGAGTGTCCCCAAGTTGTTACCCAATACGTCATACAGTGGATGCAACATTCGGTGTTTTGTCTACAACCACGTGGGGACACAGACTCCAGAAAATCGTTCTATGATTCAGTGATGAGTGGATGTATTCCtgtaattattccaaaatcaaccaatccGTATGCGTTTCAAGATTTCATAGACTATGAAAAGTTTTCGATAATTTTACCGTTCAGTTATTTAGACCTCGGTAATGAAAGTATTAATGATATATTGGCTGATATTCCAAGGTACAAGGTTGTAAGTCTTCATTCCAACGTCAGGAAAATAGCACAATATTTACAGTATTCAATATCTGACAATGAAGAGGTAAATGAAGAAAGTGATGCTCTGCAACTTATTTTCATGGCATTGTCTGATCGCTTTGAAATTCCGTATGATAAAGAACGCCTCTATAACCTACACactaatcatgataataattaTGACTAATTtagttaataaatattttacggATGTGTTAACTGCTTCGAcgatatatgataaatattgtCATAAACTTTACCTCAATGATAGTAAAATATGACTGTATACGTAGTAGACCTACATATAAGTTGATGAACATTTCGACATCAATAAAACATGAAGGACTTACAGTTGTTAATTAACTTCTATGTCATGTGGTCCCTTGTGAGTTTTGTCATAGCcaatcacatcttcttattgttatatttacaagatagCTTGTATAACGGAGTAGCAGCTCCATAAGGTAAAGAAGTCGGTGTTAATATGAATAATCGTTTATTTTTCACTCAAATACATAAACTGTTAgtacaagtgagatgtttagctagctataaaaccaggttcaatccaccattttctatagaatatgcctgtacgaagtcaggaatatgacagttgtaatccattcgtttgatgcgtttaGACTTTTGACTTTTGATAATTAACTTCTATGTCATGTGGTCCCTTGTGAGTTCTATCATAGCcaatcacatcttcttattgttatatttacaagctAGCTTGTATAACGGAGTAGCAGCTCCATAAGGTAAAGAAGTCGGTGTTAATATGAATAATCGTTTATTTTTCACTAAAATACATAAACTGTtagtacaagtgagaggtttagctagctataaaaccaggttcaatccaccattttctacattaatagAATATGCCTGtacgaagtcaggaatatgacagttgttatccattcgtttgatacgtttagacttttgattttgccttttgattttggactttcctttttgaatttcctcggagttcagtatttttgtgtttttacttttttttagtaGCATTTTACGTACTAGTACAAGACTATCAATGGCAACGGTATATACATGTCCTGACAGACAGAGCGtattataacaaacaaacacgTATGGTTGCCTGTGAtggcttacatccacttcatttggacttcggtggatagttgtctaatcAATCATACCAGATCTCATTAGTTTTAGGTATTTACAAAATCGAGAAAATATTTGACGAACAAGACATATCAAGAGTAGCAATAACTTATATGAACAAAtaagacatataaaaaaaatgagaaatgttTTGATAGACTTGGCATATCAAGAGACACAAACACCACGTACTGACAAACAGGACATATCAAGAGTAACGATATATTGACAAACAAGACATATCAAGAGATACAAACACCACGTACTGACAAACAGGACATATTAAGAgtaacgatatatatatatatatatatagacaaacaTGACTTATCAAGAGACACAAACAGGACATATCAAGAGAAACGATATATAGACAatcaaaaaatatcaaaagtactGTAGAACATGTCCCATTAAACAAGCCAGGTCAAGAGTAACGAGATCATGTAGTGAAAAGCAGGACATATGAAATAACGAGAACATGTACTTTCAAACATGACATATCATACAAGAGTGACAAGAATACATCTTGACAAACAAGGCATATCAACAGTAACGAGAACGTGACATTTTAAGAGTAACGAGAACAGAGACGGAAAAATAGGAGATACCAATAGTAACGAGAACATAGACGAACAAAAggacaaattttgaaaacaagaaaaatatactcCCAAACATGACATATCAAGAGTGACGGAGCATGTACTGATAATCAAGACACATCAAGAGTGACgagaaaatatactgacaatCAGTACAAATCAAGAGTAACGGGAACATATACTGGCAAACTGGACAACACAAGAGTAACGAGAACATGTACTGACAAAATGGACATATCAAGACCTACGGTAacatttattgacaaaaataatttatcgcGAGTTACGGGAAAATGTAtggtcaaagaagacatgaagAGTAAGGATACATTACTTTGACATTGTACTGACGAACAGGACTGTTTATGAGTGTATGTTTGAGAACCATGCAAAGATATGGTatcattttagaaaatgaataataaagaaCATGCCCATTTATCAGTCTATCATTTAAGCAGGCAAAGAATAACAATAAATTGCATAAGTTTAGTTAAGTAAAATGTACCTTGCTATATATAAGGGTGTACATTTGATTTGTGGGACAAAAAAAATACCAGTTCAATCGGAACAGGGGCGTTCAATCCGATGGTTGATGATGGGCGAGTACATGTACCATGCTCTCTGTATTTGAAAGAACTCTTGCAACAAATTGTAAGGGTCATTAGATGGCAAGACCATAGCCCGAGAAAGTACAGAAAAAGGCCATCGGACGACCAAGCAATATCGGACTTGCAGAAGACCAGTGCATGtacattatattaaaaaaagtattatttccAATGGGATAACTATTCATTAGAGTTCAAATAAGATATAAGTAGTTGTAGCAACCGTACGATCTTCAACAACGGGAAAAATCATACCCTAAAATGCTTATAGTCGGTTATACATCTAGATATACATCCCTTTTCCCAGTCGATCCGTTATGTAAATTctacattttgtattaattgataatttgtaCTCGTCCTGAGCATTATTATCATACCGAGTGCAAATAAAATTAGCATTACAGACAGTGTATTCAGTTCTTCTCTTTATACTACAGCTTGTATCTATTCAGACGGTGCAAGTCAAAGTAGCATAGTTGCAGTGTAACTTAATCTTCACATTACATCATGTCAAAAAGGTATGAGATCCGACTGATCACTGGATatggattttttattattaattttttcatGGTCTTGGTTGTCTTTTCTTTCTTTGACGCTTTGTTTTCAAGTTATGACATcttgatacatgtatctaatataaaaaaaaaatcgtataatattgaaatttgaatcttgaaaatcaaacaaagaatTGATTCTCGTTCCTTgaatatagaatttaaacttcAGCTTTAGAAGCTGGAGTCATTCAGCGGCTCTTGTCATAAAAGAAGTTACGACTAACGTTTTTTTTCGATGAGTTCATTGTCCATTTGTagtatatttttcaaacaaaaaaatctattttgcGACCACAGAGATGTAAATAAAtccttaaaaaaaggtcaattttgtgttttaatatacCGGTAtatgttgaatatttatttttcggcGAAATTTATGCTTATGCACAATAAAGATCTATATGTATATGGATTACTTATTTTAAgagatttattttatatgtttattcttTGTCTAAAAGACATGTGTGGTGTTGCTTTAAATCTAATTTTATTTTCCCATTAAATTTAGaaactttaatttttcagtATCTTGTTCTTGTTTACTATCATTATTGTCATTGTAGCTATTGTGTTATTTAGCTTCTTTTTAGCTTAGAAATTTATGCTTATGCACAATAAAGATCTATATGTATATGGATTACTTATTTTAAGAGatgtattttatatgtttattcttTGTCTAAAAGACATGTGTGGTGTTGCTTTAAATCTAATTTTATTTTCCCATTAAATTTAGaaactttaatttttcagtATCTTGTTCTTGTTTACTATCATTATTGTCATTGTAGCTATTGTGTTATTAAGCTTCTTTTTAGCTTAAAActgcaataaaacaaatcaaactgaataaaatatatgttgttgttttgtgCTTTTTTCCAAATCATTATGGATGGCTTCAATTGTACAAGATGTACAACAGAACTGAATTTTAAccttattaataaataaaaaacacaatcCGAAAAAAATGGAAACTGCGATTTTCATCTATACAGATATTTATTCCAAAATCACTTTTTAAAACTAACCGAGGTTATTCCAATTGACCTTCTTTTTCCATTTGTTAATTAATTGTTTAGTGACTTCCTCCCTATCGTTaggttttcttttctttttctttaccttTATCTTTATCACGTGCCCTTCACtttcgtatttttttatttgcttatcCACATTCTTTAAATAAGCTTTCAATCCTTTGTCCACTACTTCGGCTTTCCGTAGAATTacattttctgtctttttttccttttgaaaatattccCTTAACTCGCGTTTCCATGTTTTGTTAATTCTTTGCTTTGCCTCCACAAGTCGTTTATCTATTTGACCTTGATAATGTTTTACACCTTTCTTTGATTCCCAAAGCTGAATCTCTCGTCTTTTAACTTTTGGTTTATATGTATAATAATCATTTATTGGTGTTGGACAATGCTTCGCATACACGTTTGCCACGTCATCTAAATTTAACTGTCTTTCTAACAATTGTCTGACTAGAAATGCATTTCCATATGCTGTATCATACCGAAACGTTGATTTCCTCTTCTCGCTGTCATGTTTTTGAACGCCCTTTCCTAAAACTGCTGGAAGTTTTACTTTATTAGGCTCTGGAGAAGATCCACTAGCCCTGCTATTATTAAGTTCGCGTTTCTCTAGCTCTGGTAGGTATTTAGTAAAGTAAGTCGGATTCCTTATAATCCTGCATGGTATTTTCAGAACAGGTAGATACTGTGGATCCTCCTTTGACATTCTTGTCACATCATCGTGTATACTTCTGTCATTCCATGTGCAACTGTTTCCAACGTATGTACCGTAGTAACTATTATGACGTCAAACGTACTCTGTGAATAGTTCGGTTATACAAATAATTCGTTCATGATCTCGTTAATTTTTACGACATATTGCCCGTAAATATAGTTAGAACCAGTGAAACTGCACAGGGAGTATGTGCTGTATCGAAAATTATTTAAGTAACTTTTATACATCGTCACGTAACAGTCGTGGACATGTATAGAGTGAATACAATGTATCGGATGCACGTATAAATATATCATCATAAACGTTAAATAATTCAActtcaaatttcattttctaaaaactgtcattatattatgttatAGTAGTATCtggttttattgtttaaaactatcaggGCTATTTTGTGTAAGTTTtaaaggtcaagttacagtaaatgggcaaTATATATTATCAAGGACTTATATATACATCCCTGATATTATGTCacagattttagtaaaagaatTTGCATACTGCCGTGTGCAACTTTGGCTCGTTTATCTTTGACAgtgaaaatcgaaaaataatgaacatgtaattatcttttattttatgaaatataagtgattgttttttttcaacaaaggtGAACATAAAAAATCCGGCCAAAATGTTCTCAgttaaatttgtctttaaatcgTAACCGTGCAGTCCGCAAATCaccaatttcaaatgcatagatttTTGGAAGAAAGGGAAAAAAACTACATCATCACAGTGTTGATACATACATTTCCGTTTTTATTGGTGTAGTAACCAATCTGCTAcctaattattttaataaagtcAAACTATactcagaataaaaaaaagaaaaaagaatatgtatcaATAGGTAACACATCAGTATGATAATTGATGGCCACGTTTTCTGAAACTGAAGaagaatataataatatatcatGATGgcgttttaagaaaaatctggGACTATATATTATACAATGTTAGTATAATCTATACTAAGATAGTCATGTTTAATActatagaaagtccctggttTAATATAGTCCCAGGAAAAAACTATGTCAGTAATTTGAATTCACTGAATTATGTAGGATTCAAAACGttgatttaacttttaatacagACATAATTGATACATCTGAAAtatatcaaacttttaaatagCTTAATAAGCAGATCTTGTCTGAtgattgaaaattttactttgcgaaacggaaaataaaaagaaaatagtatTTTAAATTTCCCGCCTATCGCATGCgtacttatcatagataccactTGTTAAATTATCGGATTGATTCTTATTGTAATTCAGTTTTAATTGTTAAAAggggttttgtttttaatttaaatgttgcatcattcatatgtcatattttttttccaaaataaaataataatatgccttatattgtttatcatttaCACTTTTCATTTCCATAAAAAAGAACGTTCGTTTCGCAATAACGGATTGGAAATATTTACTGACTGAACGTAAACAAAGATTGTACCcatcaaaaagacaaaatgcCATCAAAAGGAGTTAAATCCTTTAGAACCCGACAAGATAAACAGAAAATGATAGAAAGACTGAAGAAAAAGACCcattgtaaacatgttttagtgtatatcaaaaatgtattgcCTAACTTTCTGGCTGTCCAGTCAGTCCGAAGTTGTTGGTTCCATAGTCCTCCATAcattttgccccccccccctttttatataatgaaccttaatcaatcaatcaaatcaaaggctttatttaaagtttgcATGTCACAAAACAATAATATTCGCCCTCTGAACCTTTTTAACCGACAAATACATACATTTGCACAGTACTGAgatttaaagcataaaaattTGTATTGAGAAAAACGTACTTTAAATCAAAGGAAACTTTTTATACCTGTTGTAGTTGTTGtcattattgctatttgtccCCCACTACTGGATATCATAAAGGTTCAcgtaaaattttgaagtaaaaaaaaaatcttacgccacaatggaaaagtgattgatGTATGCGGAAttagtgataaggtgtattgcCATTTAAACCAACTTATACGATTTGTGACAAAATGAGGATGTTTTCTTGTACAGGATCCCCATGGTTCCTGATCTTCACGGTTCCCCTTCACCAGACTCacactgtcatgactgtatatatattgtgatttatttctgttatttcCTCTGAATAATTCATCTCAATAATCAAATGTTTCAGTTTTTTAGAGGTTAGTTGGCATTAAACATTCCATAATTTGTCTGCAGAATATCAGAACAATTTCAAGTTATATATACCTTGTT
Proteins encoded:
- the LOC134705102 gene encoding uncharacterized protein LOC134705102; amino-acid sequence: MCVDFQDRGFGTEMFVDGFNEEISFRTTSQFSIEMIIHNKLKTNRLRTYNPDEADFFYVPAYFGLLELCYEESTRRKFQVLRELMTKNVYFRSGKPHISTLGLLYVWMPPDLNLGGHFERNGKQMLTFLTYESVQTKSTDSLSEIVIPYPSYGHFLHTRERTLYTNPLQSRNIFILIPIGKNYYEHSRRYDLLRDVTTVTDASYDYFMEENINKTFECVQYITGECPQVVTQYVIQWMQHSVFCLQPRGDTDSRKSFYDSVMSGCIPVIIPKSTNPYAFQDFIDYEKFSIILPFSYLDLGNESINDILADIPRYKVVSLHSNVRKIAQYLQYSISDNEEVNEESDALQLIFMALSDRFEIPYDKERLYNLHTNHDNNYD
- the LOC134705103 gene encoding uncharacterized protein LOC134705103, encoding MSKEDPQYLPVLKIPCRIIRNPTYFTKYLPELEKRELNNSRASGSSPEPNKVKLPAVLGKGVQKHDSEKRKSTFRYDTAYGNAFLVRQLLERQLNLDDVANVYAKHCPTPINDYYTYKPKVKRREIQLWESKKGVKHYQGQIDKRLVEAKQRINKTWKRELREYFQKEKKTENVILRKAEVVDKGLKAYLKNVDKQIKKYESEGHVIKIKVKKKKRKPNDREEVTKQLINKWKKKVNWNNLG